TTAGATTGGCATAAAGCAAAAACTGGTAAAACTAGTTTTGCTGGTGCTGAAGACCCTGGTGTTATTTCAGTTACTCAAATATACAAGTACTTTAAAGAAAAGGGATTCGAAACAGAAGTCATGGGAGCGAGTTTTAGAAATCTTGATGAAATAAAAGAATTAGCAGGTTGCGATCTTTTAACAATCGCACCAAAATTTCTTGAGGAACTGAAAAAAGAAAAAGGAGAGTTAGTTAGGAAATTAGATGTAAGTACCCAAATAAATAATTCTATTGACTACGAATTTGAAGAAAAAGATTTCAGATTAAGTATGTTAGAAGATCAAATGGCAAGTGAAAAGCTTAGTGAAGGTATTACTGGATTCAGTAAGGCTATAGAAGAATTGGAAGAGCTGCTACTAAAGAGATATTCAGAGATTAAAAATCATAAATTGATTTCTGCTAACTAAATTTAAGTTTGAATTTAAAAGAATCAAGTACCACTTTTTGTTAAAAGCCTTCTGATAACTCTTTTTGCAATATCTTCATAGCTCATTTCGCCTGATAATATTTGAGCAATACGTTTAGGTGCGGTTTTTCTTTTGACACCTAATTGATATCCAGTTCTTGGAAATCTATAAAATACTTGTGCTATTCTCCTCCCCCAAGCCATTGATTTCCCCCAAATGCTGTTAATTTTTTTTGTATAAAGACTTAAATCATCTACTGTTCCTGATAAACACTGATCAATGTATTCTGCAGCATAGAAACTGCTAATTAAAGATGGTCTAATTCCTTCAGCTAAAAATGGATCACATAAAGATGCGGCATCTCCAACTGCTAAAACTTTGTCACCATTAATTGAGTGGAAGCCATTCCATATTCTCAGTTTCTTACTAGTTGTTTTATGAGGAAAATCATAAAAACCGAAGCTTTTGATCACTTGGTTATTTATAACCTGATTTTCTAAGAGACCATTATTTATAAAAGTACCTAAACCAATATTTAAGCTTTCTTTTAGGGGGAATGCCCATGCAAAACCATATTTTATAAATCCAAACTCAAATCTAACTGCATCTCTAGGTATTTCACCTAAACCTTTCAATCTTAATGAGATTGTATTAGCAAATTTCGGTTTTCTTGGACCTAAATTGAAATAACTCGCCCATTTCGATTGGGATCCATCTGCAATTACAAGGAATTCTGCTATGTATTTTATTTTGTTACTGCAAGTAATTTCCCATTTATCATTTTTTTTTATGATTTTTTCTATCAATAATGGTCTCATTATCTGAGCACCATTACTCAATGATTCATCGAGTAATAATTGATCTAGTTTTTCCCTTTTAACAATCCAAAATGGGGATTCACCAGTCAGATCAGCAGTCACATTATCTGCAGACTTCCATCTGAATTCAACATTCTTAATTTTTGATTCTATGCAATCTTCTATATTTAAAGGAAGAAATCTTTGCATCGAAGATGCCATCCCACCAGCACATGGATTGTAATCTTGGAATTTTTCTTTTTCAATAATTAAAACTGAATATCCTTTCTTTGATAGGTTAAGAGCAGTGGAAGAGCCTGATAAACCTCCACCAATTATTACAACGTCAAATTCTATCAAACTTTTAGAATTTCCTTCTCTTTCTCAGACAATTTAGTTTCTATTAAAGAAATATATTTATCAGTAATTTTTTGAATTTCAGATTGATTATCTCTCGATTCGTCAATAGAAATAAGGCCTTCTTTTTCGTCTTTTTTTTCTTTATCAACAGCATCTCTTCTGATATTTCTCAAAGCTACTTTTCCTTCCTCTGCATATTTAGAGGCTAATTTACAAAATTCTTTTCTTCTTTCTTCTGTTAAAGGAGGAACATTTATTCTTATTACTTTTCCATCATTATTTGGAGTTATACCTAAATCACTCATAGAAATAGATTTCTCTATCGCTTGTAAACATGAAATATCGAAAGGTTGTATTGAAATTGTTTGCGAATCAACAGTGCTTATAGTGGCAAGCGATTTGATTGGTGTTTCTGCTCCGTAGTACTCAACACTTACTCTGTCTAACAAGGAAGCATTGGCTCTTCCTGTCCTAATTGTATTAAAGTTTCTTTGTGTGGCTTCAATACTTTTATTCATATTTTCTTGAATTTCTTTTTCTTTCATAATTAAAAAAATTAAATGACTTTTAACTAATTAAAGAGCCTATTGGCTCACCAGCAACAGCTTTAGAAATGTTCCCTTTTTTGAATATATCAAAAACCATAATTGGGATATTATTATCTTTGCAAAGTGCAATCGCAGTACTGTCCATTACTGCAATTTCATCACTAAGAACTTGTTGATAACTGAGAGAGGAATACTTTCTTGCATCTTTAAATTGATTTGGATCACGATCGTATACCCCATCAACTTTAGTAGCCTTCATAACAACTTCAGCGTTTATCTCTGCTGCCCTCAAGGCTGCCGTAGTATCAGTTGTAAAAAATGGATTTCCGCATCCACCTCCGAAGACTACAACTCTACCTTTTTCTAGGTGCCTCATTGCTCTTCTTCTGATGTAGGGTTCGGCAATTTCCTGCATTTCGATTGCTGTTTGCACTCTGGTTGCAACTCCAACTCTCTCAAGACCATCTTGAAGTGAAATTGCGTTCATTACTGTTGCTAGCATCCCTACATAATCAGCCGTAGCGCGATCCATTCCGTCTGCAGATCCTTTAAGCCCTCTAAAAATGTTTCCACCACCAACAACTATTGCAAGTTGTACATTATTTTCGACTACTTTTGAAACATCCTCTGCAATTGACTGAACTATAGCAGGATCAATACCATAAGGTTTTTCACCCATTAGTGCTTCACCACTAAGTTTTAAGAGAACTCTTTTGTAATTCATTCAATAATTGTACTTTTAAGACATTAGCAAGTAAATGCACCAAATTTATTTTTTGTTCAGATATTGCTTGCGTCTTTAAACATTTCTAAACCTGCCTAAATAAAAATCTAAATAATAATTTACTTCAACTAAAATTCAACACACTTT
The Prochlorococcus marinus XMU1405 genome window above contains:
- the pyrH gene encoding UMP kinase, yielding MNYKRVLLKLSGEALMGEKPYGIDPAIVQSIAEDVSKVVENNVQLAIVVGGGNIFRGLKGSADGMDRATADYVGMLATVMNAISLQDGLERVGVATRVQTAIEMQEIAEPYIRRRAMRHLEKGRVVVFGGGCGNPFFTTDTTAALRAAEINAEVVMKATKVDGVYDRDPNQFKDARKYSSLSYQQVLSDEIAVMDSTAIALCKDNNIPIMVFDIFKKGNISKAVAGEPIGSLIS
- a CDS encoding NAD(P)/FAD-dependent oxidoreductase: MIEFDVVIIGGGLSGSSTALNLSKKGYSVLIIEKEKFQDYNPCAGGMASSMQRFLPLNIEDCIESKIKNVEFRWKSADNVTADLTGESPFWIVKREKLDQLLLDESLSNGAQIMRPLLIEKIIKKNDKWEITCSNKIKYIAEFLVIADGSQSKWASYFNLGPRKPKFANTISLRLKGLGEIPRDAVRFEFGFIKYGFAWAFPLKESLNIGLGTFINNGLLENQVINNQVIKSFGFYDFPHKTTSKKLRIWNGFHSINGDKVLAVGDAASLCDPFLAEGIRPSLISSFYAAEYIDQCLSGTVDDLSLYTKKINSIWGKSMAWGRRIAQVFYRFPRTGYQLGVKRKTAPKRIAQILSGEMSYEDIAKRVIRRLLTKSGT
- the frr gene encoding ribosome recycling factor, encoding MKEKEIQENMNKSIEATQRNFNTIRTGRANASLLDRVSVEYYGAETPIKSLATISTVDSQTISIQPFDISCLQAIEKSISMSDLGITPNNDGKVIRINVPPLTEERRKEFCKLASKYAEEGKVALRNIRRDAVDKEKKDEKEGLISIDESRDNQSEIQKITDKYISLIETKLSEKEKEILKV